The region GAGAATGTTCGCGGCGCCCTGGATACCATCGAAAAGAATGAAGAGTTCATCAAGATGACTCTGGCGGTGATGATGCCCCCCGAGTAACTGCAATCGGCCAAGAGCGGTCACCCAACAAATGGCCGGAAACGATAAATAGGATTGGGCGATGCGGCGTCGTTAACAAGCGTCGGGGGGAGCACCTAAAAAGTCATTGGCAATTCGATCAATCATGCACGAGGAAGATCCGCTGAAAAGCTGAATGGGGCTCCGCGATAGAGCAGGTCGAGCGGTGTAGACTTGCTTAACGAGTCAGTGGCATATGCGCCGAAAAAAATCAATGAAAGCCCGCAGCTTCGGCGTCACTTGGCGACCGGAAGGCCAGAGCAAATTGAAATGGCCGCCCTCACTGGTGTAGTCCCCGAGCACCTCTACCAGTTGGCCATCCTCCAATGCGTCGCGAACAACGAAATCAGCGGCGTAGGTGATTCCCAACCCTTGCAGCGCAAAGCTCATACGTCCCTCCACCGAATTACACACCATTGAACGCGGCAACTCCAACTCCACTGGGTGGTCATCTCGAGTCAAGACCCATGTCTGTAATTTTCCGGTCTTAGGGAACCTGAAGTGGATGCACGAATGCTTGAGCAATGCCTCTGGACAGAGTGGGACTCCACGTCGTGCAAAGTAGTCAGGGGAGCCCACTATGAGCATGCGGTATGTACCCAGCGGGCGAGCCGACAAGCCTGAGTCTTTTTGCACGCCACTGCGAATCACTGCATCGAAACCTTCACTGATGACATCGACCAAACGATCGGTGAACTCGACATCCAGCTGTATATCTGGATAGAGCTGCTGGAACTCACCGAAAATCGGCAAAAACGGTCTTGCGATCATGGGCAGGCTGATTCGCAATGGC is a window of Pseudomonas sp. 10S4 DNA encoding:
- a CDS encoding LysR family transcriptional regulator — translated: MESLSGIGVFVQAAEARSFVAAGRILGISASAVSKSISRLEEKFGVRLFHRSTRSITLTAEGTQFLERCRRVLAELEAASEEFSQNASAPQGPLRISLPMIARPFLPIFGEFQQLYPDIQLDVEFTDRLVDVISEGFDAVIRSGVQKDSGLSARPLGTYRMLIVGSPDYFARRGVPLCPEALLKHSCIHFRFPKTGKLQTWVLTRDDHPVELELPRSMVCNSVEGRMSFALQGLGITYAADFVVRDALEDGQLVEVLGDYTSEGGHFNLLWPSGRQVTPKLRAFIDFFRRICH